A single region of the Corallococcus macrosporus genome encodes:
- a CDS encoding SMI1/KNR4 family protein, translating into MSMKRILAEVSTHHFPNPPATPAQVAAFEARVGWVLDEQLRAFYLHCNGAALFEAPPEMNYRILPLERIERASVAIRGSQDDADGSPWHFTLVDMQDTNFVILDVAAAENGSYPMLDAFHETYPDEAPRIASSFEEFLEKALRSGNRSFWLSSEPVEE; encoded by the coding sequence ATGTCCATGAAGCGCATCCTGGCTGAAGTCTCCACCCATCACTTTCCCAACCCACCGGCGACGCCCGCGCAGGTTGCCGCTTTCGAAGCACGCGTTGGATGGGTGCTGGATGAGCAGCTTCGCGCCTTCTACCTGCACTGCAACGGGGCAGCCTTGTTCGAGGCTCCACCCGAGATGAATTACCGCATCCTCCCGCTCGAACGCATCGAGCGAGCCAGTGTCGCCATCCGCGGCAGCCAGGACGATGCGGATGGGTCGCCATGGCATTTCACATTGGTGGACATGCAGGACACCAACTTCGTCATCCTGGACGTGGCCGCAGCGGAGAACGGCAGCTACCCGATGCTCGACGCGTTTCATGAGACGTATCCAGACGAGGCTCCGCGCATCGCCTCTTCCTTCGAAGAGTTCCTGGAGAAGGCGCTGCGCAGCGGCAATCGCTCGTTCTGGCTGAGCAGCGAACCCGTGGAGGAATAG
- a CDS encoding LysR family transcriptional regulator has translation MARLEINRSGEMEVFVRVVEQEGFSAAARTLRMTPSAVSKLVARLEGRLGARLVHRNTRGLQLTSEGCVFYERSVQVLAELEAAERGVTSHDAPSGRVRVNTNVPYGTHVLLPHVPAFQARYPGIRLDIGLTDQVVDLLEDRADVAIRAGPLKSSNLVARKLGETRFHVVGSPEYLKRDGTPRTVASLEKHNRLGASYARATQRWPFVERGVAVSVPCVGNVQVSDGEAVRHLALAGAGLARLPVFMVREDLKAGRLVAVMEDRNPGDTEAFHAVFLDPARQLPARIRAFLDYFGEVGLG, from the coding sequence ATGGCCCGTCTGGAAATCAATCGCTCCGGAGAAATGGAGGTCTTCGTCCGGGTCGTGGAGCAGGAGGGTTTCTCCGCGGCGGCGCGCACGCTGCGGATGACGCCGTCGGCGGTCAGCAAGCTCGTCGCAAGGCTGGAAGGCCGCCTGGGTGCGAGGCTCGTGCACCGAAACACCCGGGGTCTCCAGCTCACGTCCGAGGGCTGCGTTTTCTACGAGCGAAGCGTCCAGGTGCTCGCGGAGCTGGAGGCCGCCGAGCGGGGCGTCACATCACACGATGCCCCGTCGGGCCGGGTGCGCGTGAACACCAACGTGCCCTACGGTACGCACGTTCTCCTGCCGCACGTGCCCGCGTTCCAGGCTCGATATCCAGGCATCCGGTTGGACATCGGGCTCACGGATCAGGTGGTGGACCTGCTGGAGGATCGCGCGGACGTGGCCATCCGAGCGGGCCCGCTGAAGTCGTCCAACCTCGTCGCGAGGAAGCTGGGAGAGACGCGCTTCCACGTCGTCGGTTCACCGGAGTACCTGAAGCGCGATGGGACGCCCAGGACGGTGGCGAGCCTGGAGAAGCACAACCGCCTGGGCGCCAGCTACGCGCGAGCCACGCAGCGCTGGCCCTTCGTGGAGCGCGGAGTCGCGGTCTCCGTCCCATGTGTCGGCAACGTGCAGGTCAGTGACGGGGAGGCGGTGCGGCACCTGGCACTCGCGGGAGCAGGGCTCGCAAGGCTCCCGGTGTTCATGGTCCGCGAGGACCTGAAAGCAGGACGGCTTGTGGCGGTGATGGAGGACCGGAACCCCGGAGACACCGAAGCCTTCCACGCGGTGTTCCTCGATCCCGCGAGACAGCTCCCAGCACGCATCCGCGCGTTCCTCGACTACTTCGGCGAAGTGGGCCTGGGCTGA
- a CDS encoding SDR family oxidoreductase, whose product MSSPKNVALVVGAHGIAGLNFIEHLEALGGWEVIGLSRRGGEPRKGVRFISVDLLDAADSREKLSGLTHVTHIFYAAYQDRPTLAELVAPNVAMLVNVVDAVEPVARNLQHINLMQGYKVYGAQLGPFKTPARETDAAHMPPSFNVDQQVFLEQRQRGKAWTWSALRPSVVVGYAMGTPMNAALAIAVYASMSKELGIPLRFPGPPSAYDILMDLTDARLLAQAMLWAATSPQAANQAFNINNGDQFRWSDLWPRIARMFDLEVAPPLPISLVETMADKAPFWDAMVAKHGLAPIPYTDINPWRHAQGVFSTNFDFLADPSKARRHGFPGHIETEASFREVFADYRRRKVIP is encoded by the coding sequence ATGTCTTCCCCCAAGAACGTGGCCCTGGTCGTCGGGGCCCATGGCATCGCTGGCCTCAACTTCATCGAACACCTGGAAGCGCTCGGAGGCTGGGAGGTCATCGGCCTGTCCCGCCGGGGCGGCGAGCCGCGCAAGGGCGTGCGCTTCATCTCGGTGGACCTGCTCGACGCGGCCGACAGCCGCGAGAAGCTGAGCGGCCTGACGCACGTGACGCACATCTTCTACGCCGCCTACCAGGACCGACCGACGCTCGCGGAGTTGGTGGCGCCCAACGTCGCCATGCTCGTCAACGTGGTGGACGCGGTGGAGCCCGTCGCCCGGAACCTCCAGCACATCAATCTGATGCAGGGCTACAAGGTCTACGGCGCGCAGCTGGGCCCCTTCAAGACGCCCGCCCGGGAGACGGACGCGGCGCACATGCCGCCCTCGTTCAACGTGGACCAGCAGGTCTTCCTGGAGCAGCGGCAGCGGGGCAAGGCGTGGACGTGGTCCGCGCTCCGCCCGTCCGTCGTCGTGGGCTACGCGATGGGCACGCCGATGAACGCGGCGCTGGCCATCGCGGTGTACGCGTCCATGTCGAAGGAGCTGGGCATCCCGCTGCGCTTCCCCGGGCCGCCGTCCGCCTACGACATCCTCATGGACCTCACGGACGCGAGGCTCCTGGCGCAGGCCATGCTCTGGGCGGCGACGAGCCCCCAGGCCGCCAACCAGGCCTTCAACATCAACAACGGCGACCAGTTCCGCTGGAGCGACCTGTGGCCGAGGATCGCTCGCATGTTCGACCTGGAGGTGGCCCCTCCCCTCCCCATCTCCCTCGTAGAGACGATGGCGGACAAGGCTCCGTTCTGGGACGCGATGGTCGCGAAGCATGGGCTCGCGCCCATTCCATACACGGACATCAACCCCTGGCGGCATGCCCAGGGGGTGTTCTCCACGAACTTCGACTTCCTCGCGGATCCGTCCAAGGCGCGCCGCCACGGGTTCCCGGGGCACATCGAAACCGAGGCGAGCTTCCGCGAAGTCTTCGCGGACTACCGCCGCCGCAAGGTCATTCCCTGA
- a CDS encoding LysR substrate-binding domain-containing protein, producing MERDGLTTGAVDVALGPPEAKGPGCHAEPLYTDDAVLLVRRDHPRIRGKTLTKALYNTSKHIDLHLAEGRPGIGAQQHARILKEHGLTREVGLAVPHFFAAAMAAARSDLVAGVPRRVARAFCDMLPLRTVEMPFPSPRMTKSLIWHTRTDADPGARYFRSLVVEALRE from the coding sequence GTGGAGCGGGATGGACTGACCACGGGCGCGGTGGACGTGGCGCTGGGGCCACCGGAGGCCAAGGGGCCGGGGTGCCACGCCGAACCGCTGTACACGGATGACGCCGTGCTGCTCGTGCGCCGCGACCATCCGCGCATCCGGGGCAAGACGCTGACGAAGGCGCTCTACAACACGTCGAAGCACATCGACCTGCACCTCGCGGAAGGGCGCCCGGGCATCGGCGCCCAGCAGCACGCCCGCATCCTCAAGGAGCACGGGCTCACGCGGGAAGTGGGGCTCGCCGTCCCGCACTTCTTCGCGGCGGCGATGGCGGCGGCCCGCTCCGACCTGGTGGCGGGAGTGCCCCGCCGCGTCGCCCGGGCCTTCTGCGACATGCTGCCCCTGCGCACGGTGGAGATGCCGTTTCCCTCACCGCGAATGACCAAGTCGCTCATCTGGCACACCCGGACGGACGCGGACCCGGGTGCGCGCTACTTCCGCTCGCTCGTGGTGGAAGCGCTCAGGGAATGA
- a CDS encoding DNA cytosine methyltransferase — protein sequence MPPTEKLGTGWRVIDLCCGLGGISLAARSLGCEIAAGVDISKSALETFKKHFPEASSILGSISRAETVTALNATINASSDQRTLVVSGPPCQGFSVAGARVQRDPRNRILPAVGRAIAQIQPTAALIENVAAILSDRHKRSVSRFLKIVSEAGYKHTILRMNAADYGVPQVRHRVFFLITRKSPSSKRIQYYISSLTRPKVSVREALSGLASPPVYSKGNEIHDSGLQNHIAMRHSLRVREKISAIKPGSGPMSYRRLHPDRPARTLISGNRAPPAHFEEPRSITVREAARLQGFPDNFEVLGCFSKQMQLVTNAVPPPLARAALITLFMTMETTHGRTATLSDKAS from the coding sequence ATGCCACCGACCGAAAAACTCGGCACAGGATGGCGAGTCATTGACTTGTGTTGTGGTCTCGGGGGCATTTCTCTCGCAGCACGATCACTCGGGTGTGAGATTGCTGCAGGCGTGGATATCTCCAAGTCGGCATTGGAGACATTCAAGAAGCATTTCCCCGAGGCTAGTTCCATCCTGGGCAGCATCTCCCGCGCGGAAACAGTCACGGCCCTAAACGCTACAATCAATGCCTCCTCCGATCAACGGACCCTGGTCGTCTCTGGCCCGCCATGCCAAGGTTTTTCTGTTGCCGGAGCGCGTGTACAGCGCGACCCTCGAAATCGGATTTTACCGGCAGTAGGCCGCGCCATAGCGCAAATCCAACCCACGGCTGCGCTTATTGAAAACGTTGCAGCCATCCTGAGCGATCGACACAAACGCAGCGTAAGTAGATTCCTTAAAATAGTTTCAGAGGCAGGATACAAACACACCATACTAAGAATGAACGCTGCAGACTACGGGGTCCCGCAGGTGAGGCATCGTGTCTTTTTCCTAATCACAAGGAAATCCCCGTCCTCGAAGCGCATTCAATACTATATCTCAAGCTTAACGCGTCCCAAGGTTTCGGTTCGCGAAGCCCTCTCGGGATTAGCCTCACCGCCAGTCTACTCAAAGGGCAACGAGATTCACGACTCGGGCCTTCAGAACCACATCGCAATGAGACACTCCTTGCGTGTTCGCGAAAAAATATCAGCAATCAAGCCGGGCTCGGGCCCAATGTCTTACAGGCGGCTACACCCAGATCGACCCGCCAGGACGCTAATTTCAGGCAATCGCGCACCACCCGCCCATTTCGAAGAACCTAGAAGCATTACGGTAAGGGAAGCAGCGCGGCTTCAGGGCTTTCCTGACAACTTCGAAGTTCTGGGATGCTTCTCAAAGCAAATGCAACTTGTCACAAACGCAGTTCCTCCGCCTCTCGCAAGAGCAGCCCTTATTACTCTTTTCATGACAATGGAGACTACGCATGGCCGCACAGCCACTCTCTCCGACAAAGCTAGCTAA
- a CDS encoding ATP-binding protein: protein MAAQPLSPTKLAKQISEASPGESPIQTELSTSERVLRRVTDGIYREPWSALRELVSNAYDADATEVVIETDAPRFERIIIRDNGVGFTSDSLASMIKNIGGSTKRTISGATVGVTSANDPTLSPGGRRLIGKLGIGLFAVSQLTHEFQVITKRAGEKTRTVADVILFQYAENKKAKTNDETNFQTGSVRIWKTPARDRKSQGTEIILRNLLPKTRAELTSEKLWTMVSATVVPGDDDERETWQRPRYHIGRVNPANPSEYLETPEYPWNDEASPSDKFELLTQRMFARASEASGAKPSLENTFDNYLRFIWKLSLAAPLDYMHGHPFDLNSGSEPMLFKISNARDGSSEPIVLAGTETVREKFNLKSPERGTNSDFRVLVDGVLLKRPLKFRDLPTSDGAVNRPLLFIGHDRPDLSRYPETIRGGDLEFEAYLLWTPRVVPTEHNGVLLRINDASGTLFDPTFMDYRVSEQTRMRQVVAEIFITEGLDAALNLDRESFNVSHPHYQYIALWVHNAFKQFATRHKDLAKKVRTQERSSKSETERKHLARVAAEIVSEWSGGDEKPVPIEFTKKIEKSSKEKLAFSIDEVFKAYGQGERRSAKKDVEFKVDQEIMRSVAQVLLAAGVFEKMSHAKQQKLLADLAKVIFYGRGS, encoded by the coding sequence ATGGCCGCACAGCCACTCTCTCCGACAAAGCTAGCTAAACAAATCAGCGAAGCCTCCCCTGGCGAAAGCCCAATTCAAACGGAACTCTCGACTTCTGAGAGAGTCCTTCGTCGCGTGACGGATGGCATTTACCGGGAACCATGGTCGGCCCTTCGTGAATTAGTTTCGAATGCATATGACGCCGATGCAACGGAAGTTGTTATCGAAACGGACGCGCCTCGATTCGAGCGAATAATCATTCGCGACAATGGCGTCGGTTTCACCTCCGATTCACTAGCCTCAATGATCAAGAACATCGGCGGGAGCACCAAGCGAACAATTTCAGGAGCAACAGTAGGCGTAACCTCAGCAAACGACCCTACTCTTAGTCCAGGTGGTCGCCGACTAATTGGGAAGCTTGGGATTGGATTGTTTGCTGTATCGCAATTAACTCACGAGTTTCAGGTCATCACAAAGCGCGCCGGCGAGAAAACCCGCACCGTAGCCGACGTGATTCTATTCCAGTACGCCGAGAACAAGAAGGCGAAGACTAACGACGAGACAAACTTCCAGACAGGCTCCGTCAGAATCTGGAAAACACCTGCTCGCGACAGAAAGTCTCAGGGCACTGAAATAATTCTCAGAAATCTGCTGCCAAAGACTCGGGCTGAACTCACGAGTGAGAAGCTATGGACAATGGTATCCGCCACTGTCGTGCCCGGTGACGACGACGAAAGAGAGACGTGGCAGAGGCCGCGTTACCACATCGGGCGCGTCAACCCTGCCAATCCGTCAGAGTACCTGGAAACTCCAGAGTATCCATGGAACGACGAGGCCAGTCCTTCTGACAAATTTGAGCTTCTCACCCAGCGCATGTTCGCGCGAGCATCTGAAGCTAGCGGAGCAAAGCCAAGCCTGGAAAACACATTTGACAACTATCTACGCTTTATCTGGAAGTTAAGCCTAGCCGCCCCGCTAGACTACATGCATGGACATCCATTTGATTTAAATTCTGGGTCCGAGCCAATGCTATTCAAGATTAGTAATGCCAGAGATGGGTCCTCGGAGCCGATAGTCCTAGCCGGAACTGAAACTGTTCGCGAAAAGTTCAACCTTAAATCACCGGAACGGGGCACCAACTCGGATTTCAGGGTCCTCGTTGACGGTGTCTTATTGAAGCGGCCACTTAAATTCCGTGATCTACCGACAAGCGATGGCGCAGTAAATCGCCCCCTCTTGTTTATAGGGCATGATCGACCAGATCTTAGTCGATATCCTGAAACGATACGTGGTGGAGATTTGGAATTTGAGGCGTACCTGCTGTGGACGCCGCGGGTCGTTCCGACTGAGCACAATGGCGTACTCCTAAGAATCAACGACGCCAGTGGCACGTTGTTTGATCCGACATTCATGGATTACCGAGTGTCAGAACAGACCCGAATGCGCCAAGTTGTAGCCGAGATATTTATCACAGAAGGCCTAGACGCAGCGCTAAACCTGGATCGCGAATCGTTCAACGTCTCCCATCCCCACTATCAGTACATTGCCTTGTGGGTGCACAACGCATTTAAACAGTTTGCCACTCGCCACAAGGACTTGGCAAAGAAAGTCCGAACTCAAGAGCGCTCATCCAAGAGCGAGACTGAGCGAAAACATTTGGCTCGTGTTGCAGCTGAGATTGTCTCCGAGTGGAGTGGCGGGGACGAAAAGCCGGTACCTATCGAATTCACCAAGAAGATTGAAAAGTCATCCAAGGAGAAGCTGGCTTTCTCAATTGACGAAGTCTTTAAGGCATATGGCCAAGGCGAACGTCGCTCCGCAAAGAAAGATGTAGAATTCAAGGTTGATCAAGAAATAATGCGTAGCGTCGCGCAAGTGCTTCTGGCTGCTGGAGTTTTTGAAAAGATGAGCCATGCCAAGCAACAAAAGCTCCTTGCAGACCTAGCAAAGGTTATTTTTTACGGGAGAGGTTCTTGA
- a CDS encoding PP_RS20740 family protein, whose protein sequence is MDEIKTPPAPATELIATSEIYPTAPDHAVPEPLPLSDFYSWHLPRKQWVRRKQWAATAEALMDAIVPLDRPFRYLGLPGTELLDLEVLAETCIKKNTRLKYIGFNSGAQSPGRKTTQQLAEQALIELDVIEQPSTVLVDDISTLGSATSIATRRIKEFESFDLVNLDFCDVFSGAKENPKHTAVKSIVEFQLNRRTQPWLMYLTTAIAPHALDGADLNEYRLLFERNTKDSEEFGRLLGAPELAAIPIGSGDPFLGAAGVRLGRLLTVGVGKWLLALLSQSKGWILELKSCVCYRRGLAGGDAESATSREPDLFSLVFGFRKNTDTISDPTGLARGSPASSRNWIELETKAAIQIATRTLKSIDLDATLETSEDLALQMLDESARMLRLRNYDEKLYREWVAGMPAGFAAPTAKKTRPR, encoded by the coding sequence ATGGACGAAATCAAGACTCCTCCCGCTCCAGCTACTGAATTAATTGCGACGAGCGAGATATATCCAACAGCCCCTGATCATGCTGTCCCAGAGCCACTGCCGCTCTCGGACTTTTATTCCTGGCATTTACCTAGAAAACAATGGGTACGCCGAAAGCAATGGGCTGCGACTGCCGAGGCTCTGATGGACGCCATCGTCCCACTGGATAGGCCATTTCGTTATCTAGGGCTGCCGGGAACTGAGTTATTGGATCTTGAGGTTCTTGCTGAAACCTGCATCAAGAAGAACACGCGACTAAAATACATTGGCTTCAACTCTGGCGCCCAAAGCCCAGGACGAAAGACGACTCAACAGCTTGCAGAGCAAGCCTTGATCGAACTTGATGTGATTGAGCAGCCATCCACCGTTCTGGTTGACGATATTTCGACCCTGGGTTCGGCAACCAGCATTGCGACGCGGCGAATCAAGGAGTTTGAGTCGTTCGATCTCGTGAATCTCGATTTCTGCGATGTTTTTTCAGGAGCAAAGGAGAATCCGAAACACACCGCAGTCAAAAGCATCGTTGAGTTTCAGCTGAATCGCCGGACACAGCCATGGCTCATGTATTTAACGACGGCTATTGCTCCACATGCACTCGACGGAGCGGATCTCAATGAATACCGTCTATTATTTGAACGCAACACCAAAGACTCTGAGGAGTTTGGTCGATTGCTGGGCGCCCCAGAGCTAGCAGCTATTCCCATTGGCTCTGGCGATCCCTTTCTTGGTGCCGCTGGTGTTCGACTAGGCAGACTGCTTACTGTTGGCGTGGGAAAGTGGCTTCTTGCCTTGCTTTCCCAGTCCAAGGGATGGATTCTGGAGTTGAAATCATGCGTCTGCTACCGCAGAGGTCTGGCAGGTGGCGATGCTGAGTCTGCAACAAGTCGTGAGCCAGATTTGTTCAGCCTTGTTTTCGGATTTAGGAAAAATACAGATACCATTTCAGATCCCACAGGGCTTGCCAGGGGCTCGCCGGCCTCCAGTCGAAATTGGATCGAGCTGGAAACTAAAGCGGCAATTCAGATTGCGACAAGGACGCTAAAATCCATAGATCTTGACGCAACGCTCGAAACATCCGAAGACCTCGCCCTCCAGATGCTTGATGAATCAGCTCGAATGTTAAGGCTTCGCAACTACGACGAGAAGCTATATCGGGAGTGGGTTGCTGGAATGCCGGCTGGCTTTGCGGCCCCCACCGCAAAGAAAACCCGGCCGAGATAA
- a CDS encoding LysR family transcriptional regulator yields the protein MMVRITAVNLSAIDLNLFLVLHAVLESGSATGAARELHVTQSAVSNALARLRDVLGDPLVVRSRRGLVPTPRCEELRPFIASAVGQLQLALEGGQGFKPETCTRTFTVAGADHHGVSDVPVLAALFAKRLPTSLLRVVSIDYLVERDGLTTGAVDVALGPPEAKGPGCHAEPLYTDDAVLLVRRDHPRIRGKTLTKALYNTSKHIDLHLAEGRPGIGAQQHARILKEHGLTREVGLAVPHFFAAAMAAARSDLVAGVPRRVARAFCDMLPLRTVEMPFPSPRMTKSLIWHTRTDADPGARYFRSLVVEALRE from the coding sequence ATGATGGTTAGAATCACGGCCGTGAATCTCTCCGCCATCGACCTCAACCTGTTCCTCGTGCTGCACGCGGTGCTGGAGTCCGGCAGCGCGACGGGGGCGGCACGCGAGCTCCACGTCACGCAGTCGGCGGTGAGCAACGCGCTGGCCCGGTTGCGCGACGTACTGGGAGATCCGCTGGTGGTGCGCAGCCGACGCGGACTGGTACCGACGCCCCGGTGTGAAGAGCTGCGGCCCTTCATCGCGTCCGCCGTGGGACAGCTCCAGTTGGCGCTGGAGGGAGGGCAGGGCTTCAAGCCGGAGACGTGCACGCGGACCTTCACCGTGGCGGGAGCGGACCACCACGGTGTCTCCGACGTGCCGGTGCTCGCGGCGCTGTTCGCGAAGCGCCTCCCCACGTCGCTCCTGCGCGTCGTGAGCATCGACTACCTCGTGGAGCGGGATGGGCTGACGACGGGCGCGGTGGACGTGGCACTGGGACCACCGGAGGCCAAGGGGCCGGGGTGCCACGCCGAACCGCTGTACACGGATGACGCCGTGCTGCTCGTGCGCCGCGACCATCCGCGCATCCGGGGCAAGACGCTGACGAAGGCGCTCTACAACACGTCGAAGCACATCGACCTGCACCTCGCGGAAGGGCGCCCGGGCATCGGCGCCCAGCAGCACGCCCGCATCCTCAAGGAGCACGGGCTCACGCGGGAAGTGGGGCTCGCCGTCCCGCACTTCTTCGCGGCGGCGATGGCGGCGGCCCGCTCCGACCTGGTGGCGGGAGTGCCCCGCCGCGTCGCCCGGGCCTTCTGCGACATGCTGCCCCTGCGCACGGTGGAGATGCCGTTCCCCTCACCGCGCATGACCAAGTCGCTCATCTGGCACACCCGGACGGACGCGGATCCGGGTGCGCGCTACTTCCGCTCGCTCGTGGTGGAAGCGCTCAGGGAATGA
- a CDS encoding SgcJ/EcaC family oxidoreductase, which yields MSFPTEAAAIRERMQHLYECWNQGDAQAYAACFTQDVDYVAFDGSHLQGRQANAESHQALFDGVLRGSTLEGDVKSLRFLAPDVALIHTEGVIKLRWQRTAPKGRRSIQTTVAVKREGVWFFTAFQNTRIQPPNAFARLMLRLMTPKRSAAR from the coding sequence ATGTCATTCCCCACCGAAGCCGCCGCCATCCGCGAGCGCATGCAGCACCTCTACGAATGCTGGAACCAGGGCGACGCCCAGGCCTACGCCGCCTGCTTCACGCAGGACGTGGACTACGTCGCCTTCGACGGCAGCCACCTCCAGGGACGGCAGGCCAACGCGGAGTCCCACCAGGCCCTCTTCGACGGCGTCCTGCGCGGCTCCACGCTCGAAGGCGATGTGAAGTCCCTGCGCTTCCTCGCGCCGGACGTGGCGCTCATCCACACCGAAGGCGTCATCAAGCTGCGCTGGCAGCGCACGGCGCCCAAGGGCCGCCGCTCCATCCAGACCACCGTCGCCGTGAAGCGTGAAGGCGTCTGGTTCTTCACCGCCTTCCAGAACACCCGCATCCAGCCGCCCAACGCCTTCGCGCGCCTGATGCTGCGATTGATGACGCCGAAGCGCTCAGCCGCGCGGTGA
- the coaBC gene encoding bifunctional phosphopantothenoylcysteine decarboxylase/phosphopantothenate--cysteine ligase CoaBC — protein sequence MDASALKGRRIIVGVGGGIAAYKACELVRELGRAGAEVRVAMTEAARQFVTPLTFQALVGHPPLTDYFDPAQEGNFGHLDLARWGEAYVVAPATADLIAKIRAGFGGDAVTTSLLAFKGPVVLAPAMNVAMWENARTQENVASLLAEARFSTVGPGAGMLACGDVGSGRLADVGAIVSAVAARLGGGPLTGKTVLVTAGPTREYLDPVRFISNPSTGKMGLALAHEARALGAKVTVVLGPVGAVDRTGLEVVDVVSAEDMAREVLSRVESADAFIATAAVSDWRPETRAPQKVKKGEGPENLKLVRTPDVLLEASRKVEGRARRPVLVGFAAETERVVEHAREKLERKGLDAIVANDVTAEGAGFGTDTNRVTVISRTGPDRVLQGSKRAVAGEILSLLLVSPRG from the coding sequence ATGGACGCATCGGCATTGAAGGGTCGCCGGATCATCGTCGGCGTGGGTGGCGGCATCGCGGCGTACAAGGCCTGCGAGCTGGTGCGTGAGCTGGGCCGCGCGGGCGCGGAGGTGCGGGTGGCCATGACGGAGGCCGCGCGCCAGTTCGTCACCCCGCTGACCTTCCAGGCGCTCGTGGGGCACCCGCCGCTGACGGACTACTTCGACCCGGCGCAGGAGGGGAACTTCGGCCACCTGGACCTGGCCCGCTGGGGCGAGGCCTACGTGGTGGCGCCCGCGACGGCGGACCTCATCGCGAAGATCCGCGCGGGTTTTGGTGGAGACGCGGTGACCACGTCGCTGCTCGCCTTCAAGGGGCCGGTGGTGCTGGCGCCCGCGATGAACGTGGCCATGTGGGAGAACGCGCGGACGCAGGAGAACGTGGCGTCGCTGCTGGCGGAGGCGCGCTTCAGCACGGTGGGGCCGGGCGCGGGGATGCTGGCGTGCGGCGACGTGGGCTCGGGGCGTCTGGCGGACGTGGGCGCCATCGTGTCCGCGGTGGCGGCGCGGCTGGGCGGAGGTCCGCTCACGGGCAAGACGGTGCTGGTGACGGCGGGCCCCACGCGCGAGTACCTGGACCCGGTGCGGTTCATCTCCAATCCGTCCACGGGGAAGATGGGCCTGGCGCTGGCGCACGAGGCGCGAGCGCTGGGGGCGAAGGTGACGGTGGTGCTGGGGCCGGTGGGCGCGGTGGACCGCACGGGCCTGGAGGTGGTGGACGTGGTGAGCGCGGAGGACATGGCGCGCGAGGTGCTGTCGCGCGTGGAGTCCGCGGACGCGTTCATCGCCACGGCGGCGGTGAGCGACTGGCGTCCGGAGACGCGAGCGCCGCAGAAGGTGAAGAAGGGCGAGGGCCCGGAGAACCTCAAGCTGGTGCGCACGCCGGACGTGCTGCTGGAGGCGTCACGCAAGGTGGAGGGCCGGGCCAGGCGCCCGGTGCTGGTGGGCTTCGCGGCGGAGACGGAGCGGGTGGTGGAGCACGCGCGAGAGAAGCTGGAGCGCAAGGGGCTGGACGCCATCGTCGCCAACGACGTCACCGCCGAGGGCGCGGGGTTCGGCACGGACACGAACCGCGTGACGGTGATTTCCCGCACCGGGCCCGACCGCGTGTTGCAGGGGAGCAAGCGCGCGGTGGCGGGAGAGATCTTGTCGCTGCTGCTCGTGTCACCGCGCGGCTGA